The Caulifigura coniformis genome includes a region encoding these proteins:
- the pnp gene encoding polyribonucleotide nucleotidyltransferase: MKVQVSAEVAGRTLSITTGEIAKQASGCVLIQYGETVVLVAAQTGGVKPGQDFFPLTVDYRERLAAAGKFPGGFLKREGRPSTREILTARLTDRPIRPLFPEDYFNEVQVMSNVMSFDGENDPDVLSIIGASAALSISDAPFNGPIAAVRVGLIEGKLILFPTMAEIAKSSLDLVVAGSKDSILMIEGFADQLPETEMADALMFGHRAIQELCKLQNDLVAKAGKKPITYVPGTVNPWLATVKSEWAGKIKTARQSPKKAERSAATKAVKEELIAKYYPAGVTVLEDGRTIEQLKAAFSDVDHHACRDLTIEGKRLDGRSTTELRNIDCSVSILPRVHGSALFTRGETQSLATVVLGTVRDQQKVDGLLEEYGKPFMLDYNFPSYSVGETRPIRGPGRREIGHGMLAERSVQWVLPKAEKFPYTIRVISDITESNGSSSMASVCSATLSLMDAGVPITQPVAGISIGLIKEGSRFTLLTDIMGDEDHFGDMDFKVAGTGRGITGIQLDLKIAGINEEIIRKTLEQAKTARMEILKRILTAIRRPRGDISPYSPRIVSTKIDPEKIGMVIGPGGKNIRAIQEQTGTQIDIVDDGTVTIAGPAKSNCDEALARVEAITEDIKVGRIYTGTVSSIKDFGAFIEIAPGKDGLCHISELADGFVKSVTDVCRVGDKLEVKVIAVDDQNRVKLSRKAVLAEKGETAAPAVSDDDDFDDEE, from the coding sequence GTGAAGGTCCAGGTCTCAGCAGAAGTTGCGGGCAGAACTCTTTCAATCACCACAGGCGAGATCGCCAAGCAAGCCAGCGGCTGCGTTCTGATCCAGTACGGCGAGACGGTCGTGCTGGTGGCGGCCCAGACCGGCGGAGTGAAGCCCGGTCAGGATTTCTTCCCGCTCACCGTCGACTACCGTGAACGGCTCGCGGCGGCAGGCAAGTTCCCCGGCGGGTTCCTGAAGCGGGAAGGACGCCCTTCGACCCGTGAAATCCTGACGGCCCGTCTGACCGACCGTCCGATCCGGCCGCTGTTCCCGGAAGACTATTTCAACGAAGTGCAGGTGATGTCGAACGTGATGTCGTTCGACGGCGAGAACGATCCTGACGTTCTCTCGATCATCGGCGCCAGCGCCGCCCTGTCGATTTCGGACGCACCGTTCAACGGCCCGATTGCGGCGGTGCGGGTCGGCCTGATCGAAGGGAAGCTGATCCTGTTCCCGACGATGGCTGAGATCGCCAAGAGCTCTCTCGACCTCGTGGTGGCGGGCAGCAAGGACTCGATCCTGATGATCGAAGGCTTTGCCGACCAGCTTCCGGAAACCGAAATGGCCGACGCCCTGATGTTCGGTCATCGGGCGATCCAGGAACTGTGCAAGCTGCAGAACGATCTGGTCGCCAAGGCGGGCAAAAAGCCAATCACGTACGTGCCGGGGACCGTGAACCCGTGGCTGGCGACCGTGAAAAGCGAATGGGCCGGCAAGATCAAGACGGCCCGCCAGAGCCCGAAGAAGGCTGAGCGGTCCGCCGCGACGAAGGCCGTCAAGGAAGAACTGATTGCGAAGTACTATCCGGCCGGCGTGACCGTGCTGGAAGATGGCCGCACCATCGAGCAGCTGAAGGCGGCGTTCTCGGACGTCGATCATCACGCCTGCCGCGATCTGACGATCGAAGGGAAGCGGCTCGACGGACGGAGCACCACGGAACTGCGGAACATTGACTGCTCCGTCTCGATCCTTCCCCGCGTGCACGGCTCGGCCCTGTTCACCCGCGGCGAAACGCAGTCGCTGGCGACTGTTGTTCTCGGCACCGTCCGCGACCAGCAGAAGGTCGACGGCCTGCTCGAAGAGTACGGCAAGCCGTTCATGCTGGATTACAACTTCCCGTCCTACTCGGTCGGCGAAACCCGCCCGATCCGCGGACCGGGTCGTCGCGAAATCGGACACGGCATGCTGGCCGAACGTTCGGTCCAGTGGGTCCTGCCCAAGGCTGAAAAGTTCCCCTACACGATCCGCGTGATCTCGGACATCACCGAGTCGAACGGCTCGAGCTCGATGGCTTCCGTCTGCTCGGCGACCCTGTCGCTGATGGACGCCGGTGTGCCGATCACGCAGCCCGTGGCCGGCATCTCGATCGGCCTGATCAAGGAAGGCAGCCGCTTCACGCTGCTGACCGACATCATGGGCGACGAAGATCACTTCGGCGACATGGACTTCAAGGTGGCCGGCACCGGCCGCGGAATCACCGGCATCCAGCTTGACCTGAAAATCGCCGGCATCAACGAAGAGATCATCCGCAAGACTCTGGAGCAGGCGAAGACGGCCCGCATGGAGATCCTCAAGCGGATCCTCACCGCCATCCGCCGCCCGCGCGGCGACATCTCCCCCTACTCTCCCCGGATCGTGTCGACCAAGATCGATCCGGAGAAGATCGGCATGGTCATCGGACCTGGCGGCAAGAACATTCGCGCCATCCAGGAACAGACGGGCACCCAGATCGACATCGTCGACGACGGAACCGTGACCATCGCCGGACCGGCCAAGTCGAACTGTGATGAAGCCCTGGCTCGCGTCGAAGCGATCACCGAGGACATCAAGGTCGGCCGCATCTACACCGGAACGGTCAGCTCGATCAAGGACTTCGGCGCCTTCATCGAAATCGCCCCGGGCAAGGACGGCCTGTGCCACATCAGCGAACTGGCTGATGGGTTCGTGAAGTCGGTGACGGACGTCTGCCGCGTGGGCGACAAGCTGGAGGTGAAGGTCATCGCCGTCGACGACCAGAACCGGGTCAAGCTGTCGCGCAAGGCCGTGCTCGCCGAGAAGGGTGAGACTGCCGCTCCGGCCGTGTCGGACGACGACGATTTCGACGACGAGGAGTAA
- the rpsO gene encoding 30S ribosomal protein S15, with protein MAITKERKTELIGEYRRTDGDTGSPDVQIAVLTERINSLTQHLQSHRKDFSSRRGLLMLVSKRRRLLDYVRRLDPDRYVSLIGKLSLRK; from the coding sequence ATGGCAATCACGAAAGAACGGAAGACGGAGCTGATCGGCGAATATCGTCGGACCGACGGGGACACAGGTTCTCCGGACGTGCAGATCGCCGTGCTGACGGAGCGGATTAATTCGCTGACGCAGCATCTGCAGAGTCATCGGAAGGATTTCTCCAGCCGTCGCGGATTGCTGATGCTTGTCAGCAAGCGCCGGCGTCTGCTGGATTACGTTCGTCGGCTCGATCCCGATCGTTATGTGTCGCTGATCGGGAAGCTGAGCCTGAGGAAGTAG
- a CDS encoding class I SAM-dependent methyltransferase produces the protein MSSEVVSIRQPLVLHASFWGKALAGIKAGSDTRVLEVGCGRGESLALLASKKIDAYGFDLGAASGQLLAPKSQFAFGSLSSAMSYPQHHFDAVIVRPMPSFRGELATAEHYVATANLLSCVKAGGRMIIVEPTAGREGTPSTEWLARWNRQLEAFTVEKKSLVYRDGGLMQALLGWLKKGPKLDLQLIQITIPQTPVSRLEWHRQARTAAMPKTRNSRKAA, from the coding sequence ATGTCCTCGGAAGTTGTGTCCATTCGGCAGCCACTGGTCCTCCACGCCTCGTTCTGGGGTAAGGCTCTCGCCGGGATCAAGGCCGGATCTGACACTCGCGTTCTGGAAGTGGGCTGCGGCCGCGGAGAATCGCTGGCCCTGCTCGCATCGAAGAAAATTGACGCGTACGGCTTCGACCTCGGCGCCGCCTCCGGGCAGCTCCTCGCACCCAAGAGCCAGTTCGCCTTCGGCAGCCTCAGCTCGGCCATGAGCTACCCCCAGCATCATTTCGACGCCGTCATCGTGCGTCCGATGCCCTCGTTTCGCGGCGAACTGGCGACTGCGGAACACTACGTCGCGACCGCCAACCTCCTCTCCTGCGTGAAGGCCGGCGGCCGCATGATCATCGTCGAGCCCACCGCCGGGCGGGAAGGGACGCCCTCCACCGAGTGGCTCGCCCGCTGGAATCGCCAGCTCGAAGCCTTCACCGTCGAGAAGAAGTCACTGGTCTATCGCGACGGCGGCCTGATGCAGGCCCTCCTCGGTTGGCTGAAGAAGGGGCCGAAGCTCGACCTCCAGCTGATCCAGATCACCATCCCCCAGACCCCCGTGTCCCGGCTCGAGTGGCACCGCCAGGCGCGGACCGCCGCCATGCCGAAGACCCGCAACAGTCGGAAAGCGGCCTGA
- a CDS encoding tyrosine recombinase XerC, producing the protein MQTAVQGFLRYLHLERNASELTLKSYREDLNSFSDFLQDRVGSMPPVEQIDIPMLRAFIAYLHECNYARTTIARRLACLRSLFRYTTREGITAANPAKALRTPRIGRSLPKFLSNPQVNQLIDAPVSSEKLGVRDKAILETMYSAGLRVAELVGLNVEDWDRSANVIRVRGKGKKERIAPIGKFAAAALDEWLYLRRPAEKASASDGKAMFLNRFGKRLTTRSIGRMLYGHLQHAGMDPKLATPHTLRHTFATHLLDGGADLRSVQEMLGHKSLTTTQIYTHVSTRRMRETYEASHPHAKKNGER; encoded by the coding sequence GTGCAGACAGCGGTTCAGGGATTTCTTCGATATCTGCACCTCGAGCGAAATGCGTCCGAGCTGACGCTCAAGTCGTATCGCGAAGACCTGAACAGTTTCTCCGACTTTCTGCAGGACCGCGTCGGATCGATGCCGCCGGTCGAGCAGATCGACATCCCGATGCTGCGGGCGTTCATCGCTTATCTGCACGAATGTAACTACGCCCGGACCACCATCGCCCGGCGACTCGCCTGCCTGCGCAGCCTCTTCCGCTATACCACGCGCGAAGGCATCACCGCGGCGAATCCCGCCAAGGCCCTCCGGACCCCTCGCATCGGTCGCTCCCTGCCCAAGTTCCTCAGTAATCCCCAGGTCAATCAGCTCATCGATGCCCCCGTCTCCAGCGAAAAGCTCGGAGTCCGCGACAAGGCAATCCTGGAGACCATGTACTCGGCCGGTCTCCGCGTTGCGGAACTCGTCGGTCTGAACGTCGAAGACTGGGACCGCTCCGCCAATGTCATCCGTGTCCGCGGTAAGGGGAAGAAGGAACGGATCGCCCCCATCGGGAAGTTCGCGGCCGCGGCCCTCGACGAGTGGCTCTACCTGCGTCGGCCGGCGGAGAAGGCTTCCGCGTCCGACGGCAAGGCGATGTTCCTTAATCGTTTCGGCAAACGCCTGACCACGCGAAGCATCGGCCGCATGCTGTACGGCCATCTGCAGCATGCGGGCATGGACCCGAAGCTCGCGACCCCGCACACGTTGCGGCATACCTTCGCGACACATCTGCTCGATGGAGGCGCCGACCTCCGCAGCGTCCAGGAGATGCTCGGCCACAAGAGCCTCACCACGACCCAGATCTACACCCACGTCAGCACCCGGCGCATGCGCGAAACCTACGAGGCGTCGCACCCGCATGCCAAGAAAAATGGGGAGCGGTGA
- a CDS encoding ROK family protein, whose translation MDDVFAGVDVGGTSVKLAFGTADGEILAESSIPTESHRGPDSVLKRIAEGVKHLTAQTGAAPRRIGMGIPGIVDIPRGITKFLPNLMGHWKDVPAADTLSALVDCPVTLLNDVRTATLGELAYGHGRNPAIGTFVLMAIGTGIGGGVVIDRKLRLGPIGAAGEVGHQTIQPDGPRCGCGNYGCLETLASGTAIAAEGVRLVLMGLAPILREKSEGNTAKITAKLVAESADEGDDACRDAIQGAGRWLGIAVANIVTTIHPDLIVIGGGVSRIGEVLIERIREEVVARVPMYPPETIRVEPSLLSDKAGILGAVALAARGLA comes from the coding sequence ATGGACGATGTTTTTGCGGGAGTGGATGTCGGCGGGACCTCCGTCAAGCTGGCCTTCGGAACGGCCGACGGCGAGATCCTGGCCGAATCGTCGATTCCGACTGAGTCGCACCGCGGGCCCGATTCCGTCCTCAAGCGGATCGCGGAAGGGGTCAAGCACCTGACCGCCCAGACCGGCGCCGCTCCCCGGCGCATCGGCATGGGGATCCCCGGAATCGTCGACATTCCCCGCGGCATCACCAAGTTCCTGCCGAACCTGATGGGCCACTGGAAAGACGTCCCCGCGGCCGACACCCTCTCCGCTCTGGTCGATTGTCCCGTCACGCTGCTCAACGACGTGCGGACAGCCACCCTCGGGGAACTGGCCTACGGCCACGGCCGAAATCCGGCCATCGGCACCTTCGTTCTGATGGCGATCGGCACGGGAATCGGCGGCGGCGTCGTGATCGACCGCAAACTGAGACTCGGACCGATCGGCGCGGCCGGCGAAGTCGGTCATCAGACCATCCAGCCCGATGGGCCTCGCTGTGGGTGCGGAAACTACGGCTGCCTGGAAACGCTCGCCAGCGGGACCGCCATCGCGGCCGAAGGCGTCCGGCTTGTTCTGATGGGCCTCGCCCCGATCCTCCGCGAGAAGTCGGAGGGCAATACCGCGAAGATCACGGCCAAGCTTGTGGCGGAGTCGGCCGACGAGGGGGACGATGCCTGCCGCGATGCGATTCAGGGGGCAGGACGTTGGCTCGGCATCGCCGTCGCCAACATCGTCACCACGATCCATCCCGATTTGATCGTCATTGGGGGAGGCGTTTCCCGAATCGGAGAAGTGCTGATCGAACGCATCCGGGAAGAGGTCGTCGCCCGCGTCCCCATGTACCCGCCGGAAACGATCCGCGTCGAACCATCGCTCCTTTCCGACAAGGCGGGCATCCTCGGAGCAGTGGCGCTCGCGGCGCGCGGATTGGCCTGA
- a CDS encoding NAD(P)/FAD-dependent oxidoreductase, whose amino-acid sequence MQPANGRHRVVILGGGFGGLRAAKALAREPVEVTLIDQRNFHLFQPLLYQVATGGLSPANIAAPLRSLVRRQRNCRVILGKAIDFNLETKEVVLEDERVPFDTLIVSAGAKHSYFGNHQWERFAPGLKTIEDATEIRRRVLSAFERAERVSSDAERARLLRFIVVGAGPTGVELAGTLIEIARHTLKKDFRRINPAEAHVLLIEAGPRLLPAFDPDLSEDGAEALRRLGVDVRLKTMVVDITDAGATVKSGDVEETLPAATILWAAGVQGAVIGEALAKAAGIQRDRAGRLVVQPDFTLPGHPDIFVIGDLSTYADASGKMLPGVAPAAMQAGQFVASVIAARLSLAPIPEFHFKDPGSMATIGRGAAVVKLGNWKFSGFFAWLTWLFVHLLFLVQFQNRLLVLMQWAWNYVTFNRSARLITDTNRFLGEPEN is encoded by the coding sequence ATGCAGCCCGCGAACGGGCGACATCGAGTCGTCATTCTCGGAGGCGGATTTGGCGGATTGCGTGCCGCGAAAGCGCTCGCCCGCGAGCCGGTCGAAGTCACCCTCATCGACCAGCGCAACTTTCATCTCTTCCAGCCTCTGCTGTACCAGGTCGCCACCGGCGGACTGTCCCCGGCCAACATCGCGGCGCCCCTCCGCTCGCTCGTTCGACGGCAACGCAATTGCCGGGTGATTCTCGGCAAGGCGATCGACTTCAATCTCGAAACTAAGGAAGTCGTCCTCGAGGATGAGCGCGTTCCCTTCGACACGCTGATCGTGTCCGCCGGCGCCAAGCACAGTTACTTCGGCAATCACCAGTGGGAACGGTTCGCCCCAGGGCTCAAGACGATTGAAGACGCCACCGAGATCCGCCGCCGCGTCCTCTCGGCCTTTGAACGGGCGGAGCGGGTCTCCAGCGACGCCGAACGCGCCCGGCTGTTGCGGTTCATTGTCGTCGGGGCTGGACCGACCGGCGTGGAACTGGCCGGCACACTAATCGAGATCGCCCGGCACACCCTCAAGAAAGACTTCCGCAGGATCAATCCGGCCGAGGCGCACGTCCTGCTCATCGAAGCTGGACCGCGGCTCTTGCCCGCATTCGACCCCGATCTCTCCGAAGACGGAGCCGAAGCCTTGAGACGCCTCGGAGTCGATGTCCGACTGAAGACGATGGTCGTCGACATCACCGACGCCGGCGCCACTGTAAAGTCCGGCGATGTGGAGGAGACCCTGCCTGCGGCCACGATCCTCTGGGCCGCGGGAGTGCAGGGGGCCGTCATCGGCGAAGCGCTGGCGAAGGCCGCAGGCATCCAGCGCGACCGCGCAGGGCGGCTGGTCGTTCAGCCCGATTTCACTCTCCCCGGTCATCCCGACATTTTCGTCATCGGCGACCTCAGTACCTACGCCGACGCATCAGGAAAAATGCTCCCCGGTGTCGCCCCGGCCGCCATGCAGGCCGGCCAGTTCGTTGCCAGCGTCATTGCCGCGCGGCTCTCGCTGGCCCCCATCCCGGAGTTCCACTTCAAAGACCCCGGCAGCATGGCCACGATCGGCCGCGGCGCGGCAGTCGTGAAGCTCGGCAACTGGAAGTTCAGCGGCTTCTTTGCGTGGCTGACATGGCTGTTCGTGCACCTCTTGTTCCTGGTGCAGTTCCAGAACCGCCTGCTGGTCCTCATGCAGTGGGCCTGGAACTATGTGACGTTCAACAGGTCCGCCCGCCTGATCACCGACACGAACCGCTTCCTCGGCGAACCGGAGAATTGA
- a CDS encoding FHA domain-containing protein, producing MPPLSRPRRRRMLLMNESPIGNEVVEPAQAEIPSSIARTAGTMQQQFLEDCGVPEGFEVQISVQGRPEVHTVHVDAAFTFLGRDEECGVRLAGAEIGRHHAYLQAVAGQFMVVDLGSRTGIRQNGRAVRAALLSPGETIELGPYTLRVSNDARSDFHDLPTDSLAHRGNPPIALAFVNQSKPIDPWTLDTPATLIGSAKPCRIRLEHATVTPQHAAIIRGFTRWWIVDLNSQAGTNLDDRPVPFGPLKVGSRIRLGRFQIEIQRPKVAESVVQAPIFDEGNVHTPSAARTPSLVNVVPTMPMADAPAAAPGPQVVNEHLVLELFKEFAALHERTVSQMQQSFREMLEVATTNRTALPAPPAAEMAAPDVATEPAPAAAAAPEPVEELEPSLTDLMHSDDPEERAAAQELLAAQMRSLDAKLRGEREGIAKRLLRSLSLTK from the coding sequence ATGCCGCCTCTTTCTCGGCCGCGCCGCCGGCGCATGCTGCTGATGAATGAGTCGCCCATTGGCAACGAGGTTGTCGAACCGGCGCAGGCGGAGATTCCGTCCTCCATTGCTCGCACAGCAGGCACGATGCAGCAGCAGTTTCTGGAAGACTGTGGCGTTCCCGAAGGATTCGAAGTCCAGATTTCGGTCCAGGGACGACCTGAAGTTCATACGGTCCACGTCGACGCGGCGTTCACTTTTCTCGGCCGTGATGAAGAGTGCGGCGTGCGACTCGCCGGCGCAGAGATCGGGCGTCATCACGCCTATCTGCAGGCGGTAGCCGGACAGTTCATGGTGGTCGATCTGGGAAGCCGCACGGGCATCCGGCAGAACGGGCGTGCCGTGCGAGCGGCGCTGCTGAGTCCGGGCGAGACGATCGAGCTGGGCCCGTACACACTTCGAGTTTCGAATGACGCGCGGTCGGATTTCCACGACCTCCCCACCGACTCACTGGCCCATCGCGGCAATCCCCCGATCGCACTCGCCTTCGTGAACCAGTCGAAGCCGATCGATCCCTGGACACTCGACACTCCGGCCACGCTGATCGGCTCGGCGAAACCGTGCCGGATTCGCCTCGAACATGCGACGGTCACTCCTCAGCACGCCGCGATCATCCGGGGCTTCACCCGCTGGTGGATCGTGGACCTGAATTCGCAGGCGGGCACGAACCTGGACGACCGTCCCGTTCCGTTCGGACCGCTGAAAGTTGGGTCGAGGATCCGACTGGGGCGGTTCCAGATCGAAATCCAGCGTCCCAAGGTTGCCGAGTCGGTGGTTCAGGCCCCGATCTTCGATGAAGGGAACGTGCATACGCCTTCGGCGGCGCGCACTCCGTCGCTGGTCAACGTCGTGCCGACGATGCCCATGGCGGACGCTCCGGCTGCAGCTCCCGGGCCGCAGGTGGTCAACGAGCACCTCGTGCTTGAGTTGTTCAAGGAGTTCGCCGCGCTGCACGAACGGACCGTGTCGCAGATGCAGCAGTCGTTCCGGGAGATGCTGGAAGTCGCCACGACGAACCGGACCGCCCTCCCTGCTCCACCTGCTGCGGAAATGGCGGCCCCGGATGTCGCTACCGAGCCCGCGCCGGCTGCCGCCGCTGCGCCGGAGCCTGTCGAGGAACTCGAACCGAGCCTGACGGACCTGATGCACAGCGACGATCCCGAGGAGCGAGCCGCGGCCCAGGAACTGCTGGCCGCGCAGATGCGGTCACTCGACGCGAAGCTGCGTGGAGAGCGCGAGGGGATCGCCAAACGGCTCCTTCGCTCACTGTCGCTGACGAAGTAA